The DNA region TCCAACCGCAATCATCTGCGGTCTGGTGATTATAGAGGATGACGTGTTTGTTGGGCCCTACGCCGTGATCCGTGCGGACGAAACGGATGAAGCCGGCAATCTGGAGCCTATTTGCATTAGAAAGGGAACGAATATCCAGGACGGAGTCGTGATCCATTCCAAGTCAGGCGAGGCGGTGACGATCGGATCGCACTCATCAATCGCGCATCGCTCGATCATTCACGGTCCTTGCACGATCGGTGACGACGTTTTCGTTGGCTTCAATTCAGTGCTGTTTAATTGCACTGTCGGGAATGGCGCGGCGATCCGGCACAACTCTGTAGTCGAGGGGTGCCATTTGCCGGCGGGCTTTCACGTCCCGTCAACGACTACGGTGCATTCGGATTCGGATCTCGCAACTATTCCGCAGGTAACGATCGACGTCACGGCATTCTCGGAGCATGTGGCGCGGACGAATGTCGGCCATGCCCGTGCTTATCGGAAGCTGAGGAATGACTTCTAATCAGTCAACTTCGAGGCCTGATTAGCTAAGAGCTCGTTTTGAAAGTCGCTCACCATGCCCACAACCAGTTGGTCATAGCTCGTGCCTGACAGATTGAATGTTGCCGTGTGATGATGCCATCAGGAACGGCCTTTGCCATCGAGTAATTCTGATGTCGGAAGTGGTAGGTCTGGATGTGCCCGACATAACCCGAAGAGGTCTTCTCTCGCATCCGGATAGTCCTGAAGCGCTGCGCGACGGTACCATTTGAAGGCCTCCGTCAGATTGATTTCGCAGCCTACGCCGTGCTCGTTCAATTGCGCTAGCCTGTACTGCGCACCGGCATGATCCTGATCTGCAGCTTCGCGGTACCATTTAACGGCTTCTATTGGATCAATATTACAGCCGTCACCGTCCTCTTTCAACAAGCCCAATAGATATTGCGCATCGACATCGCCTTGTTCGGCGGCTTGGCGAATTGCGACCATTTTAGCGGCAGTGATATCAGCGTTGTCCTGATTGCTCATCGGTACCACATTCCTCATTTTCATTAGAGGGCTCATTTTAAATCTGGTTGAGTGAAGCAACCATCAATTTCCGCCGCAACGTTTCTTTATGCTGCCTCCGTCATGCTGCTCGTGCGCAGGATTGCGAGGAACAAATGACGTTAAAAAACCGACTTTGAGACGCCTTGCCCTTTCGAATATGCTTGCACAAATGCCTTGCTTTCCTTGCTTCCCCTTCAAGACTCTGTTGAATCGACTTTTGGTAATGGAATGACAACGAGGACAGCCGTGGTTGCAGCTTACATCGACGAGTTCATCATGTTTTGTGCCGGACTATGGATGACAGCCGTAGGCTTCGGCTATCTTACATTCCTAACTCCCAACCAACGTGATCAGAATGCATGGCTTGCAAAGCTCGTAATTTATTTTAAATGGATGGGTCCGCTATTGCTGTTAATTGCTACAATCCTAGCGATCGCCTCACCGGTTTGATCCTCCCGCTTTCGCCCATTCCACTTACCCGGGACGGATGAATAGGGAACGGCATCAACGGTCTTCAAGAAAAGCTGGTGCGGTGCCACTCGCGCAAGTTCCGATCAGTAGGTCACGATGACGACAACAGTGTCCGTATAGACGCCGGGGGATGGGGTCGTTTGCGGCTGAACGCGACCATAGACGGTCAGTAGCTGTGCCGCGCCGTTTCCGTCCCCGGAACCGTGCTGCCCGGTGTGAAGGCATCGCCCATGGCTGAGCGTGGGCGGCGTCCTTGTAGAGGC from Rhizobium sullae includes:
- a CDS encoding spore coat protein U domain-containing protein: MAVRQLPSQPRARCSRVAKRSPMASTRTPPTLSHGRCLHTGQHGSGDGNGAAQLLTVYGRVQPQTTPSPGVYTDTVVVIVTY
- a CDS encoding tetratricopeptide repeat protein, translated to MSNQDNADITAAKMVAIRQAAEQGDVDAQYLLGLLKEDGDGCNIDPIEAVKWYREAADQDHAGAQYRLAQLNEHGVGCEINLTEAFKWYRRAALQDYPDAREDLFGLCRAHPDLPLPTSELLDGKGRS